In the genome of Candidatus Nitrosotenuis sp. DW1, one region contains:
- a CDS encoding MEDS domain-containing protein, translating to MTQNESEPAKFIRELKDKSSLLVFYDNQSYAKSLGFLFLDMGLRNGHVCLYLSCEATQNVEADMASAGIDVAGYKANNSLKIHNITNHRKDQISKLIEEFVKNAKEHSRIVLQHDRFTRAQQQDLLSLEEHIQTLFEKHDISILKIYNTEFLDNAKFMQQIINMHEYTIFAPDFGKGIVIKMK from the coding sequence TTGACACAAAATGAAAGCGAGCCGGCAAAATTCATACGAGAATTAAAGGACAAGTCGAGTCTACTCGTATTTTATGACAACCAAAGCTACGCCAAGTCGCTTGGGTTCCTTTTCTTGGACATGGGGCTAAGGAACGGCCACGTGTGCCTTTATCTTTCATGCGAGGCCACGCAGAACGTGGAGGCAGACATGGCTTCTGCTGGAATCGACGTGGCCGGCTACAAGGCAAATAACAGCCTGAAAATTCACAACATAACTAATCACAGAAAGGATCAGATCTCCAAACTAATTGAAGAGTTTGTCAAAAACGCAAAAGAGCACTCGCGAATCGTATTGCAGCACGACAGGTTCACCAGGGCGCAGCAGCAGGATCTATTGTCACTTGAAGAGCACATCCAAACACTCTTTGAGAAGCACGACATTTCGATCCTGAAAATATACAACACGGAATTTTTGGACAATGCCAAATTCATGCAGCAGATAATCAACATGCACGAGTATACGATTTTTGCGCCGGACTTTGGAAAGGGAATCGTGATCAAAATGAAATGA
- a CDS encoding twin-arginine translocase TatA/TatE family subunit yields the protein MQNYVLNILGSEWVIIVLVALIVLFGTNKIPDVAKKLGRTVGEYNRAKAEIQNQISGITNANINITNPVQNERQKLEVMAKSLGIDFAAKTDDEIKKAISEKMPKNDPDQKDKKQS from the coding sequence ATGCAGAATTACGTCCTTAACATATTGGGAAGCGAGTGGGTAATCATAGTGCTTGTGGCCCTAATAGTGCTTTTTGGCACAAACAAGATCCCAGACGTGGCAAAAAAGCTTGGACGTACAGTCGGCGAATACAACAGAGCAAAGGCGGAGATTCAGAATCAGATCTCAGGAATCACAAACGCAAACATCAACATAACAAATCCTGTGCAAAACGAAAGGCAGAAGCTGGAGGTCATGGCAAAATCACTCGGCATCGACTTTGCCGCAAAGACAGACGACGAGATAAAAAAGGCAATATCGGAAAAAATGCCAAAAAACGACCCCGACCAAAAGGACAAAAAGCAGTCTTGA
- a CDS encoding winged helix-turn-helix domain-containing protein: MMAKQQYRSEIGILNDILGVIADSGRNGVGISAITRAANVSHSSVNEKCQKLVDANLVNAVKDDRGNTFFITESGIIFLEQLRRFTQTMKSMNIRY, encoded by the coding sequence ATGATGGCAAAGCAGCAGTACCGCTCAGAAATAGGAATACTCAACGACATTTTGGGTGTGATTGCAGACTCGGGGAGAAACGGGGTCGGGATATCGGCAATAACCAGAGCGGCAAACGTCTCGCATAGCTCGGTAAACGAAAAATGCCAAAAGCTTGTCGACGCAAACCTTGTAAACGCAGTCAAGGACGACAGGGGGAACACTTTTTTCATAACAGAGAGCGGGATAATTTTTCTTGAGCAGTTGCGCAGATTTACCCAAACTATGAAATCAATGAACATCAGGTACTGA
- a CDS encoding ArsR/SmtB family transcription factor — MELVEIRNLARTRSAAISHTPNRDARRLLLYVFTGTRGGHTRLKIISLLSDRPLNTNQIASEMNLDYKAIQHHLEVLEKNNLVAKLGGKYGALFYLSNYLEANILALDEVATKLERKINAKKVYL; from the coding sequence ATGGAACTAGTTGAGATACGCAATCTGGCAAGGACGCGATCGGCTGCCATTTCGCACACACCTAATCGAGATGCAAGGCGACTCTTGCTGTACGTGTTCACAGGAACACGGGGAGGCCACACAAGATTGAAAATCATATCCCTCCTATCTGACAGGCCGCTTAACACAAATCAGATTGCATCTGAAATGAACTTGGACTACAAGGCAATTCAGCACCATCTTGAGGTGCTGGAGAAAAACAACCTCGTTGCCAAACTGGGGGGAAAATACGGCGCGTTGTTTTACCTTTCGAACTATCTTGAGGCAAACATTCTTGCGCTAGACGAAGTTGCGACAAAACTGGAGCGAAAGATAAATGCAAAAAAGGTTTATCTGTAG
- a CDS encoding CFI-box-CTERM domain-containing protein translates to MKTLALVLSLLVVSMAVAPAFAVIQTLQTDKMAYKKGDKITFSGTTDSEHANKMVSIKIYGPNGQFVTLLGGTSDSDGILKINPVDTSLEKYYTKFAQKGVYNATAFYDAEPNYKGKFTLFDYSADGSPVSPSAADLMKGTSSTTPTTPTTPTTPTTPTTPPLQPPTTEPPKTETPKAEEPKTTEPEPQEKPKTVIPGFPDPSKDPQTYVDRYKNEPAFTEWFDKYFPGESIYDVVGLPDPAKIPTTVPGFPDPSKDPQTYVDRYNSDLAFKEWFDKYFPGQTIYEVVGLPEPQPIVGVCGEGTVLQDGVCVVEQKSGGGCLVATAAYGTELAPQVQNLRELRDGMLYRTNSGSAFMDGFNAFYYSFSPTVADWERQSPLFKEAAKTALTPLLSSLSILNYASIDSEQELLGYGVGIILLNIGMYLALPAFVILQIRKRFA, encoded by the coding sequence TTGAAAACACTAGCACTAGTCCTGTCATTGTTGGTCGTAAGCATGGCAGTTGCGCCTGCATTTGCCGTGATTCAGACGCTTCAAACAGACAAGATGGCATACAAAAAGGGAGACAAGATTACTTTTAGCGGCACAACCGATTCTGAACATGCAAACAAAATGGTCTCAATCAAGATTTACGGTCCTAATGGTCAGTTTGTCACACTGCTTGGCGGTACGTCTGATTCAGACGGAATATTAAAAATTAATCCCGTGGATACTTCTTTGGAGAAATACTATACCAAATTTGCACAAAAGGGGGTTTACAACGCAACTGCGTTTTATGATGCAGAGCCAAACTACAAAGGCAAGTTCACGCTGTTTGATTATTCTGCCGATGGTTCCCCTGTAAGCCCGTCTGCAGCCGACTTGATGAAAGGAACGTCCTCGACTACGCCAACTACACCTACGACGCCGACAACCCCGACAACACCCACGACACCGCCGTTACAGCCGCCAACCACTGAACCGCCAAAGACAGAAACCCCAAAGGCTGAGGAGCCAAAAACAACAGAGCCTGAGCCGCAAGAAAAACCAAAAACAGTCATCCCTGGATTTCCAGACCCATCAAAAGACCCTCAGACATATGTTGACAGATACAAAAATGAGCCTGCATTCACAGAATGGTTTGACAAGTACTTTCCAGGCGAATCAATCTACGATGTAGTGGGGTTGCCTGATCCTGCAAAGATTCCGACAACAGTTCCGGGATTTCCAGACCCATCAAAAGACCCTCAGACATATGTTGACAGATACAACAGCGACTTGGCGTTCAAGGAATGGTTTGACAAATACTTCCCAGGACAGACGATCTATGAGGTGGTGGGGCTGCCAGAGCCCCAGCCGATAGTCGGGGTGTGTGGCGAGGGAACCGTTCTTCAAGACGGAGTCTGCGTAGTTGAGCAAAAAAGCGGAGGCGGGTGCCTTGTGGCTACTGCCGCATACGGGACAGAGCTTGCACCCCAAGTGCAGAACCTAAGGGAGTTGCGCGACGGCATGTTGTACAGGACAAATTCCGGCTCTGCGTTTATGGACGGATTTAATGCGTTTTACTATTCTTTTAGCCCCACTGTAGCTGACTGGGAAAGACAAAGCCCGTTGTTCAAAGAAGCGGCAAAGACTGCGCTGACGCCGCTGCTATCCTCACTGTCAATTCTGAATTATGCAAGCATCGACTCAGAACAGGAACTGCTCGGATACGGCGTAGGAATAATTCTGCTAAATATCGGAATGTACCTTGCACTTCCTGCATTTGTCATACTGCAGATTAGAAAGCGATTTGCGTAA
- a CDS encoding universal stress protein, which yields MQDTQIVCPAMPECKEVSPSLIKHILVPFDESQISYRAFELALDLAKKYNSKISLITVIYSSIMSSSFLDMASHQTIIERNKVKQVQSLFQVLHKTAERFGVKTKSDLILSNHISDSLLAFSTHQKVDLIVMGTRAREGPRRFMMGSVAIELVQRAKCPVILVK from the coding sequence ATGCAAGATACTCAGATTGTCTGTCCTGCGATGCCTGAGTGCAAGGAAGTCTCGCCATCGCTAATCAAGCACATACTGGTGCCCTTTGACGAGTCGCAGATTTCCTACCGTGCCTTTGAGCTTGCGCTGGACCTTGCCAAAAAATACAATTCCAAAATTTCGCTAATCACGGTAATATACAGCAGCATAATGTCAAGCTCATTTCTTGACATGGCAAGCCACCAAACGATAATCGAGCGAAACAAAGTCAAGCAAGTGCAGTCATTGTTTCAGGTTCTACACAAGACTGCGGAAAGGTTCGGGGTAAAAACCAAGTCTGACCTGATTCTTTCCAATCACATTTCGGACTCGCTTCTTGCGTTTTCAACACACCAAAAGGTGGACCTTATTGTGATGGGGACAAGGGCAAGGGAAGGCCCAAGACGGTTCATGATGGGCAGTGTTGCAATTGAACTTGTACAGCGAGCTAAATGCCCCGTGATCTTGGTGAAATGA
- a CDS encoding archaeal proteasome endopeptidase complex subunit alpha — MMPARGYDMTPTMYSPDGRIYQVEYAIETVKRGTLAIGIKAKDGVIMAVEEIPRKLQSAGVTQKIFQVDDHIGVAAAGYIPDARTQVDDARTFSQSHKLIYDEQVDVETVAKHLADKCHQYTQYSGVRPFGVALIVAGVDQRGHIIYVTDPSGTFLSYAAVAIGAGSEDVNSFLEKNYKDDMSIEEASALAIAAIDMKGEQKEESKHIKMAKITDSKKTLEKISDADVERYAKVAKEKYPKSP, encoded by the coding sequence ATGATGCCAGCACGCGGCTACGACATGACGCCTACAATGTATTCGCCGGACGGAAGGATATACCAAGTAGAATATGCCATCGAGACCGTAAAGCGAGGAACGCTTGCAATAGGCATCAAGGCAAAAGACGGCGTAATCATGGCAGTAGAAGAGATCCCACGAAAGCTCCAGTCAGCTGGAGTCACGCAGAAAATATTCCAAGTTGACGATCACATAGGAGTCGCGGCAGCAGGCTACATTCCAGACGCAAGAACCCAGGTGGACGACGCGCGCACCTTTTCTCAGAGCCACAAGCTCATTTATGATGAGCAGGTAGACGTAGAAACAGTTGCAAAGCACCTGGCAGACAAGTGCCACCAGTACACCCAGTATTCAGGAGTAAGACCGTTTGGCGTAGCACTCATCGTTGCAGGAGTAGACCAGCGGGGGCACATCATATATGTAACAGATCCTAGCGGAACGTTTCTTTCATATGCGGCAGTCGCAATAGGCGCAGGCTCTGAAGACGTAAACTCGTTTTTGGAAAAGAACTACAAAGACGACATGTCAATTGAGGAGGCATCTGCACTTGCAATTGCGGCAATAGACATGAAAGGCGAGCAAAAGGAAGAATCAAAGCACATCAAGATGGCAAAAATCACCGACAGCAAAAAAACGCTTGAGAAGATCTCAGACGCAGACGTGGAAAGATACGCCAAGGTTGCAAAAGAAAAGTATCCAAAATCACCCTAG
- a CDS encoding helix-turn-helix transcriptional regulator gives MSTHEKTQMRLFRMILDQGPLTLYTANASLDVPIGTIHRHIKELASSKKIKIYRDSESGRKKIPYGPTLVGIIHFYRFDKTIQERLESYFLNWFEFDDFISELKEEGFTEQNLAKPKETKTLFKKYVHYFAGVEDQIDSLRNPNVIPRNILLYIGEFLLALRPEYMKIWEDLYGKMPVIRKNADEYMESTIEFYKLLKKKTRLKST, from the coding sequence ATGTCTACGCATGAAAAAACGCAGATGAGGCTCTTTAGGATGATTCTTGATCAAGGGCCGCTTACGCTTTACACCGCTAATGCCTCTCTGGATGTTCCGATTGGAACTATACATCGACACATAAAGGAATTGGCGAGTAGTAAAAAAATCAAAATTTACCGAGATTCCGAATCTGGGCGGAAAAAAATCCCATACGGTCCAACTCTTGTGGGGATAATACACTTTTACAGATTTGATAAAACGATTCAGGAGAGATTGGAAAGTTATTTCCTAAATTGGTTCGAGTTTGACGATTTCATATCTGAGCTAAAAGAAGAGGGATTCACAGAACAAAACCTTGCAAAACCAAAGGAAACAAAAACGCTTTTCAAAAAGTACGTTCATTATTTTGCGGGAGTCGAAGACCAGATAGACTCGCTAAGGAACCCAAACGTGATTCCAAGAAACATTCTTCTGTATATTGGCGAGTTTTTACTGGCACTCAGGCCTGAGTATATGAAAATCTGGGAGGATCTCTACGGAAAGATGCCTGTTATCAGAAAAAACGCAGACGAGTACATGGAGTCTACAATCGAGTTCTACAAACTTTTAAAAAAGAAGACGCGGCTCAAATCCACGTAA
- a CDS encoding PPOX class F420-dependent oxidoreductase, with amino-acid sequence MSASLLDQKYINLETYRKSGKPVCTPVWFVMDNNTIYVITTKETGKVKRLQNNKNVRIAPCGFRGELRGEWVFGTARFAEKDETETALKLRKKKYGLQARIVGALVARKGEPVAIAISTNNHR; translated from the coding sequence ATGAGTGCCAGCCTTTTAGATCAGAAATACATCAACTTGGAGACATATAGAAAAAGTGGAAAACCAGTATGCACCCCTGTGTGGTTTGTCATGGACAACAATACCATCTATGTGATCACGACAAAGGAGACAGGCAAGGTAAAGCGGCTCCAAAACAACAAAAACGTCAGAATTGCGCCGTGCGGGTTCAGGGGCGAGCTGAGGGGGGAATGGGTTTTTGGGACTGCAAGGTTTGCAGAAAAGGACGAAACAGAAACGGCGCTAAAGCTTCGAAAGAAAAAGTACGGGCTCCAGGCGCGCATAGTTGGGGCACTCGTTGCAAGAAAGGGAGAGCCTGTCGCAATTGCGATTTCCACGAATAATCATAGATAA
- a CDS encoding class I SAM-dependent methyltransferase, whose amino-acid sequence MGLGSYWGEVIEVLRQIIPIYDKVNKYISLGKDTEHRNRGIKGRVNPGDSILDAGSGFGNMSRTAEKICGGNLTITLYDPLVPMLKNTSTYFQKTPDLSCGVFEHIPFKDGQFDAVLCGYSLRDAINLRIAISEIHRVLKNGGRFVIVDLGKPDSALIRAGVSFYLRVILPIIAFAVGGRLGLKFGTLHGTFKRWPQNKKLESLILEKFSRVEFDTDLMGGAIMVAAYK is encoded by the coding sequence ATGGGTCTTGGAAGCTATTGGGGAGAGGTAATCGAGGTCCTACGGCAGATAATCCCAATTTATGACAAGGTAAACAAGTACATCTCCCTTGGAAAGGACACGGAGCACAGGAACAGGGGGATAAAGGGAAGGGTAAATCCCGGTGACTCGATATTGGATGCAGGCTCCGGCTTTGGTAACATGTCAAGGACTGCAGAAAAAATCTGCGGCGGCAATCTTACCATTACGCTTTACGACCCGCTTGTTCCGATGCTGAAAAACACGAGTACGTATTTTCAAAAAACCCCAGACCTGTCGTGCGGAGTCTTTGAGCACATACCGTTCAAGGACGGGCAGTTTGACGCAGTCCTGTGCGGATACTCGCTGCGGGATGCAATAAATCTCAGAATCGCAATTTCAGAAATTCACCGGGTTTTAAAAAACGGCGGCCGCTTTGTCATAGTCGATTTGGGAAAGCCAGACAGCGCATTAATCCGTGCAGGCGTTTCGTTTTATCTTAGAGTGATTTTGCCGATCATTGCGTTTGCAGTAGGTGGCAGGCTCGGACTAAAGTTCGGGACTTTGCACGGGACATTTAAGAGGTGGCCACAAAACAAAAAGCTCGAATCGCTGATCTTAGAAAAGTTCTCCCGCGTTGAATTTGACACGGATCTAATGGGCGGCGCAATAATGGTTGCAGCCTACAAATGA
- a CDS encoding two-component system sensor histidine kinase NtrB has protein sequence MSGRQGQCKESLENFLNSTPFMWRRVNTDGIILDCNQMYADKINFSKNEIIGKSIFDHVSQESATNLQKAFEAWKNTGTVYNMEIWLKRKNSTIFPVLLSAGSAYDKSGALLGSNTVMIDISEINEERQVIHWPKIKRLQVIGELTSRISHDIRNPLATIKNGLELIRITEYQNINDRTRDWLERIGRGVERINYQVENVLDYVNPRPLRLVESTVSKIIGDSIEDVVVPDTVKIQVIGDSAIQCDTNKIQIVFVNLISNAIQAMNGVGSITIQTAQDGDEIKITVTDTGPGIPLKSMSKIFDPLFTTRQIGTGLGLPSCKAILEQHGGSIEADTELGKYAQFTIRLPKTVS, from the coding sequence GTGTCTGGCAGGCAAGGCCAATGTAAAGAAAGCTTGGAGAACTTTCTAAACAGCACGCCATTTATGTGGAGAAGAGTAAACACTGATGGAATCATCCTGGATTGCAACCAAATGTATGCAGACAAGATTAATTTCTCAAAGAACGAAATCATAGGCAAGTCAATTTTTGATCACGTATCGCAGGAAAGCGCGACAAACTTGCAAAAAGCATTCGAGGCGTGGAAAAACACAGGCACAGTATACAACATGGAGATATGGCTCAAAAGAAAGAACAGCACAATATTTCCAGTTTTGCTTTCTGCAGGCAGCGCGTATGACAAAAGCGGCGCCCTGCTTGGGAGCAACACAGTCATGATTGACATCTCAGAGATTAATGAAGAAAGGCAGGTAATCCATTGGCCAAAGATAAAGAGGCTCCAGGTAATTGGAGAGCTGACATCCCGCATATCGCATGACATCAGAAATCCGCTTGCAACAATAAAGAATGGATTAGAGTTGATCAGGATTACAGAATACCAGAACATCAACGACAGGACAAGAGACTGGCTTGAAAGAATAGGGCGCGGAGTGGAGAGGATCAACTACCAAGTGGAAAACGTCCTAGATTATGTCAACCCAAGACCATTAAGACTTGTAGAGTCCACAGTATCAAAGATCATAGGTGACTCAATTGAGGACGTGGTAGTCCCAGACACCGTAAAGATCCAAGTGATAGGCGACTCGGCCATACAGTGTGACACAAACAAGATTCAGATTGTTTTTGTGAACCTGATTTCAAACGCAATTCAGGCAATGAATGGGGTCGGCTCAATAACCATTCAGACGGCCCAAGACGGAGACGAGATAAAAATCACTGTAACTGATACAGGCCCCGGGATTCCCCTAAAAAGCATGAGTAAGATTTTCGATCCCCTATTCACCACGCGACAGATAGGAACCGGGTTGGGCCTCCCAAGCTGCAAGGCCATATTGGAGCAACACGGAGGCTCAATTGAGGCAGATACAGAGCTTGGAAAATATGCACAATTTACAATCAGGCTGCCCAAAACTGTGTCTTAG
- a CDS encoding GNAT family N-acetyltransferase: MNKFFHNNLLTYRQNSLSAVWIVRDGAIPVAFFTISMNAIEVKALHLSEKVNDVVTSRYPAALLGQMGVDKKHRRRGIGLAICDFCVGLAGEVGEKIACRYLMLQTTKNLLQLYEKANFVRSVKTPTLDGKFWLYKRLV; the protein is encoded by the coding sequence GTGAACAAATTTTTTCATAACAACCTTCTGACCTACAGGCAAAATAGCTTGAGTGCTGTTTGGATTGTAAGGGATGGGGCTATTCCTGTGGCATTTTTTACCATTTCAATGAATGCGATAGAGGTAAAAGCGTTACACCTTTCTGAAAAAGTAAACGACGTCGTGACATCAAGATATCCTGCAGCTCTGTTGGGTCAAATGGGTGTTGATAAAAAACACCGACGCCGAGGAATCGGCTTGGCAATATGTGATTTTTGCGTTGGCCTTGCTGGCGAAGTAGGAGAAAAAATAGCTTGTAGATACTTGATGTTACAAACCACGAAAAACCTGTTGCAGTTATATGAAAAAGCAAATTTTGTTAGATCTGTTAAAACGCCTACATTGGATGGCAAATTTTGGTTGTACAAAAGGCTAGTGTGA
- a CDS encoding MFS transporter produces MNRTLVLVNITAILIGTSYGMHNPLVPIFAKNELGASYADLGLIGLANFIPYIFIPVFVGALLGRFNNGRILSLGIIINSSSVYLLALARSVPEVMAFRAMTGVAHAFFWPPAESIISNASTPESRIKNIARFTGFFVSGFMIGPLIGSFLLEGMDASYRLLFQIATFVLASSIIFSIKVAKKHTPLPHSKFSFSGIREMTKFPHVIAILIYCASSFGMILAIHPAFLNDRHMSATAIEILYFVFGVSRVITLALAERLARHVTRTVVASTLCISAGLLLSFFSESIIQFGIAMAIMGFGFSVIFPLTLEIILRRVRRETSGVIIGAYETTFGIGWAVGPIVSGLISEFSGNAIPYLVFFGVGIGISAMTVIKRKSLEQAS; encoded by the coding sequence ATGAACAGAACGCTAGTCCTGGTAAACATCACTGCCATTTTGATTGGCACCTCCTACGGAATGCACAATCCGCTTGTTCCCATATTTGCAAAAAACGAGCTTGGGGCATCGTATGCAGACTTGGGGCTGATTGGCCTTGCAAACTTTATCCCATACATATTCATCCCGGTTTTTGTAGGGGCTCTGCTTGGAAGATTCAACAACGGAAGAATCCTGTCACTTGGAATCATCATAAACTCGTCATCCGTGTACTTGCTTGCGCTAGCAAGGTCCGTCCCAGAGGTGATGGCGTTTAGGGCAATGACTGGTGTGGCGCACGCGTTTTTCTGGCCACCTGCAGAATCAATCATATCAAACGCAAGCACGCCCGAGTCCCGCATAAAGAACATCGCAAGGTTCACGGGATTTTTTGTCAGCGGATTTATGATTGGCCCGCTAATCGGGTCGTTTCTCCTAGAGGGAATGGATGCGTCATACAGGCTCCTGTTCCAGATTGCAACGTTTGTCCTTGCGTCATCCATAATATTTTCAATCAAGGTTGCAAAAAAGCACACGCCGCTGCCCCACTCCAAGTTTTCGTTTTCAGGAATCAGGGAGATGACCAAGTTTCCCCACGTGATTGCAATTTTGATTTACTGCGCTTCCTCGTTTGGGATGATCCTGGCAATACACCCGGCATTTCTAAACGACCGCCACATGTCGGCAACTGCAATAGAAATACTGTATTTCGTGTTCGGTGTTTCGCGCGTCATAACGCTTGCACTGGCAGAAAGACTTGCAAGGCACGTTACAAGAACCGTGGTCGCTTCAACTCTTTGCATTTCGGCAGGACTCTTGCTGTCGTTTTTTTCAGAATCCATCATACAGTTTGGCATAGCGATGGCAATCATGGGATTTGGGTTTAGCGTGATTTTCCCACTCACCCTTGAGATAATCCTAAGAAGAGTCAGGCGGGAAACGTCAGGCGTGATAATTGGCGCGTACGAGACCACGTTTGGGATTGGGTGGGCAGTAGGCCCAATAGTATCAGGCCTGATATCAGAGTTCTCAGGAAACGCGATCCCGTATTTGGTGTTCTTTGGAGTAGGGATTGGAATTTCTGCAATGACTGTGATAAAAAGAAAATCGTTAGAGCAGGCATCCTAG
- a CDS encoding CAAX protease — protein sequence MPSKTSDYLFDLSPHTWLRKYRENSVLWILAMAFFYHLLSIGLMYGGSALVIGIIPEYEAPSFPVSLSLAIMSGPLEEGLFFGIPYYLGGTVHSVLVGGIIWAVAHMFGTQTFALDSLAYANFLATIPHLFFSLRTWISGKGWFAILFHSAWNAAFVLSHCSTGILSCAIFGSGDQMVTEILAVASACSVMSIVYILHKRALIPAMTFRVIMILSASVFAVTQVIMATKYVQSLFTWI from the coding sequence TTGCCATCTAAGACGTCAGATTATCTTTTTGATCTGAGTCCTCACACGTGGCTTAGAAAGTACAGGGAAAACTCTGTTTTGTGGATTTTGGCAATGGCATTTTTTTATCATTTGCTAAGCATCGGTTTGATGTACGGTGGCTCGGCATTAGTGATAGGGATCATTCCAGAATACGAGGCACCGTCATTTCCCGTTTCGCTTTCACTTGCCATCATGTCTGGCCCCTTGGAGGAGGGGCTTTTCTTTGGAATTCCGTACTATTTGGGAGGAACTGTGCACTCGGTCCTAGTTGGCGGGATAATCTGGGCTGTTGCGCACATGTTTGGGACGCAGACATTTGCGCTAGACAGCTTGGCATATGCCAATTTTTTGGCCACGATACCACATCTTTTCTTTAGTCTCAGGACATGGATTTCAGGAAAGGGCTGGTTTGCCATCTTGTTCCACTCTGCATGGAATGCAGCTTTTGTTTTGTCACATTGCAGTACGGGGATTTTGAGCTGCGCAATATTTGGCTCAGGAGATCAGATGGTTACAGAGATTCTCGCAGTGGCATCAGCTTGCTCAGTCATGTCAATTGTGTATATTTTGCACAAGAGGGCTTTGATTCCCGCAATGACATTTCGAGTCATCATGATCTTGTCGGCATCTGTTTTTGCAGTTACACAGGTAATCATGGCTACAAAATACGTGCAGTCACTCTTTACGTGGATTTGA
- a CDS encoding DNA-methyltransferase translates to MKSILPNKIDLIVTDPPFAIDFKATRQNYNRTASRVMQGYNEIKQKDYYDFTFQWMSEAFRILKKSGSMYVFSGWNNLKDILNALDSVGFTTVNHIIWKYQFGVVTSRKYVTSHYHCIYVCKDAKKRKFYPFVRFKKTDRTQDGHSLHYRDKEDVWEIKREYWTGDKKTPTKLPAEIIKKILQYSSKTGDVVFDPFLGSGQVAVVSKMLKRKYVGFEIVPEYYDFAKNRLDKNQYRLKA, encoded by the coding sequence ATGAAATCCATTTTGCCAAACAAAATAGATCTCATAGTGACAGACCCGCCGTTTGCAATCGACTTTAAGGCAACCAGGCAAAACTACAACAGGACTGCGTCAAGGGTGATGCAGGGGTACAACGAGATCAAGCAGAAGGACTATTACGATTTCACATTCCAGTGGATGTCAGAGGCATTTAGAATTCTGAAAAAATCCGGAAGCATGTATGTTTTTTCCGGGTGGAACAACCTCAAGGACATCTTAAATGCGCTAGACAGCGTTGGATTTACCACGGTAAACCACATAATTTGGAAATACCAGTTTGGCGTAGTCACGTCAAGAAAATACGTCACGTCTCACTACCACTGCATCTATGTTTGCAAGGACGCGAAAAAAAGAAAGTTCTACCCGTTTGTGAGATTCAAAAAGACAGACAGGACTCAAGATGGGCACAGTCTCCACTACAGGGACAAAGAAGATGTCTGGGAAATAAAGCGCGAGTACTGGACTGGCGACAAAAAGACCCCGACCAAACTACCTGCAGAAATCATAAAGAAAATTCTCCAGTATTCTTCAAAGACGGGAGATGTGGTGTTTGATCCTTTCCTGGGCTCAGGACAGGTTGCAGTGGTAAGCAAGATGCTAAAGCGCAAGTATGTTGGATTTGAAATCGTTCCGGAATACTATGATTTTGCCAAAAACAGGCTCGATAAGAACCAGTACCGACTAAAAGCATGA